A portion of the Chlamydia caviae GPIC genome contains these proteins:
- a CDS encoding DUF1207 domain-containing protein: protein MGRLLRYSCCLCSVFICYFASCLTAGAQETARCPDCENFRKSVTRSDQLPENIQESENGCYLTGYVQALVDMHFLDSCTQVVVEDHVAYVFSLPVDTVLSSAIIDFIKDLPCITAVEICDSSYQECRNRYREGCPLLPKQRALGTEIVCGKEGVWLPQNTILFAPLIADPRQVTNSAGIRFNEKVIGNRVGSAIFGGDFILLRLFDISRFHGDLDVGIQGGVFSVFDLDHPESCMVNSDFFVAGLLGFAVDRWSFRLRLWHLSSHLGDEFLLSHPNFPRFNLSDEGIDFFASLRYNAQIRVYGGLGYIISRDLSFPERPLYIEAGAELRPFGLREGNLHAQPIFAMHFRFWEEQHFGIDQTYILGMEWSKFRDVGRKIRAFVEYHQGFSKEGQFVREPCNYYGFRLTYGF from the coding sequence ATGGGAAGACTGTTACGTTATAGTTGCTGTTTATGCAGCGTATTTATTTGCTATTTTGCATCTTGTTTAACTGCTGGAGCTCAAGAAACCGCGCGTTGTCCTGATTGTGAGAATTTTAGAAAGTCCGTTACGCGCTCGGATCAATTACCAGAAAATATTCAAGAATCTGAAAATGGTTGTTATCTTACGGGATATGTACAAGCTCTCGTGGATATGCATTTTTTAGATAGCTGTACTCAGGTAGTTGTTGAAGATCATGTTGCCTATGTATTTTCCCTTCCTGTAGATACTGTCCTTTCCAGTGCGATTATAGATTTTATTAAAGATCTACCTTGCATTACGGCTGTAGAAATTTGCGATAGCTCATATCAAGAGTGTCGCAATCGCTATAGAGAGGGTTGTCCCTTATTGCCAAAGCAGAGAGCTTTAGGAACGGAGATTGTCTGTGGTAAGGAGGGGGTATGGCTGCCTCAAAATACTATACTTTTTGCTCCGTTAATTGCCGATCCTCGTCAGGTAACAAATAGTGCGGGAATTCGTTTTAATGAGAAGGTTATAGGGAATCGCGTAGGTTCTGCTATTTTTGGTGGAGATTTCATTCTCCTCCGTCTTTTTGATATTTCTCGATTTCATGGAGATTTGGACGTTGGTATTCAAGGTGGAGTCTTTTCTGTTTTTGATTTAGATCACCCTGAATCCTGTATGGTCAACTCGGACTTTTTCGTTGCAGGTTTGTTAGGATTTGCCGTGGATAGATGGAGTTTCCGTTTGCGTCTTTGGCATCTTTCCTCACATTTAGGAGATGAGTTTCTTCTGAGCCATCCGAACTTCCCAAGGTTTAACCTTAGTGATGAGGGAATCGATTTCTTTGCTTCTTTACGCTATAATGCCCAGATCCGTGTTTATGGAGGTTTAGGCTATATCATTAGTCGAGATCTCTCCTTTCCTGAACGTCCGTTATATATAGAGGCGGGAGCAGAATTACGTCCTTTCGGATTGCGAGAGGGAAATTTGCATGCTCAACCTATTTTCGCTATGCATTTTCGCTTCTGGGAAGAGCAACATTTTGGCATAGATCAAACCTATATCTTAGGTATGGAATGGTCAAAATTCCGCGATGTGGGAAGAAAAATCCGTGCGTTCGTTGAATATCACCAAGGCTTCTCTAAAGAAGGTCAGTTTGTGCGAGAGCCGTGTAATTACTACGGCTTTCGCTTAACCTACGGTTTCTAA
- a CDS encoding LOG family protein, whose translation MYSLFHRNHDATSPDGYLTSPLRMLSPNTYEGEIEILNIPEYFLGFHLPKHCLHLNLKSSLAQLGVDAKIKEAELSKERFRARLLLQISSHDPIASVMLTLLEPGDYIAKLFASDDRRLVRSPQYLERMLKHTDKSGMPLLCFGKKLEHLISLDVIDDRLVVSLPTLPGVIHYDHKIYGLLPLIGKALGQPNMRVRNFLSLYQHKVEREKLPLRDRILLIKTEPLHIRTVFARVVDSLLPEGVRHTAANILEPTTQESGDIYEFYGTSSVPVETIPLEFFTIEPYKEHSFFCYRDLLKSSLESEQCIFDIFKTTPGDQEKAATFISKGSEISELSQDSWLVGSAKSLYDKKESQPENLQEYIEEQPCFPFLQAMETGHITSQGVLFSRYFPSACLKGMLLSYHVNYYLKQIYFQIPSYTYGEYFSEHDRSLLMDLYFAGIPTFWVDRVSKRVLQYVKRRGENTGMFVPTQRVQQFRSAYFIGIHGSCIVSEGYKEDLRAFLKGINDLTQSMPIPGFPPNTPLAIMTGGGPGAMAVGNEVAMELNLLSCGNIIDFEESPGAPQAANPYIQAKMTYRLSSLIQRQEHFHVDLALFVTGGMGTDFEFALELVSIKTGKKPPVPIFLIGPASYWKEKVTPVYQSNCKSGTNRGSEWVSNCVFCISTPQAGIEIFRRYLNNRLPIGPEHPPYPDGFIEV comes from the coding sequence ATGTATAGTTTATTCCACAGGAACCATGATGCAACTTCTCCTGATGGGTATCTAACCTCTCCCCTACGCATGCTTTCGCCTAATACCTATGAAGGAGAAATAGAAATACTAAATATCCCCGAGTACTTCTTGGGTTTTCATTTACCTAAGCACTGCTTACATCTCAATCTAAAAAGTTCGCTTGCACAATTAGGTGTGGATGCAAAGATTAAAGAAGCAGAACTAAGTAAAGAGCGGTTTCGAGCCCGCTTGCTGCTGCAAATAAGCAGCCATGACCCTATAGCCTCTGTTATGCTTACCTTGTTAGAACCTGGAGACTATATTGCCAAGTTATTTGCTTCTGATGATCGCAGGTTAGTACGCTCTCCACAATACCTGGAGAGAATGCTAAAACATACGGATAAGTCAGGCATGCCTCTGTTGTGTTTTGGGAAAAAATTAGAACATCTCATTTCTTTAGATGTCATTGATGATCGTCTCGTAGTCTCTCTTCCTACACTTCCTGGCGTGATTCACTACGATCATAAAATTTATGGTTTATTGCCTCTAATAGGAAAAGCATTAGGCCAACCCAACATGAGAGTAAGAAATTTCCTTTCTCTATATCAGCATAAAGTAGAACGTGAAAAACTCCCCTTACGCGATCGTATTTTACTTATAAAAACCGAGCCCTTACATATCCGCACGGTATTCGCTCGCGTTGTAGATTCCCTCCTTCCTGAAGGAGTACGACATACTGCGGCAAATATTTTAGAGCCCACAACACAAGAATCTGGGGATATCTACGAATTTTATGGAACAAGCTCAGTCCCTGTAGAAACCATTCCTCTAGAATTCTTCACTATAGAGCCATATAAAGAACATTCTTTCTTCTGTTATCGTGATTTACTCAAATCTTCTTTAGAATCTGAACAATGTATTTTTGATATTTTCAAAACGACACCAGGAGACCAAGAAAAAGCAGCAACATTTATTTCTAAGGGCAGTGAAATCTCCGAACTATCACAAGATTCCTGGTTAGTAGGATCGGCAAAATCTCTATACGATAAAAAAGAATCCCAGCCTGAGAATCTTCAAGAATACATAGAGGAACAACCCTGCTTCCCCTTCCTGCAAGCTATGGAAACAGGACATATCACAAGTCAGGGAGTGCTTTTCTCTAGATATTTCCCTTCTGCCTGTCTTAAAGGCATGTTGCTTTCTTATCATGTAAACTATTATCTCAAGCAAATCTATTTCCAAATACCCTCTTACACCTATGGAGAGTACTTCTCTGAACATGACCGCTCCTTGCTTATGGATTTATACTTTGCAGGCATTCCTACATTTTGGGTGGATAGAGTCTCTAAACGCGTTTTACAATATGTAAAACGTCGTGGGGAAAATACAGGGATGTTTGTCCCCACCCAACGTGTTCAACAATTTCGCTCTGCCTATTTTATTGGGATTCACGGCTCGTGTATTGTTTCAGAAGGGTATAAAGAAGACCTCCGAGCATTTTTAAAAGGGATTAACGATCTTACCCAATCCATGCCTATTCCTGGATTTCCCCCCAATACTCCTTTAGCGATTATGACAGGAGGCGGTCCGGGAGCCATGGCTGTAGGGAATGAAGTTGCCATGGAACTCAATCTTCTCTCATGCGGCAACATTATAGATTTTGAGGAATCTCCGGGAGCCCCTCAAGCTGCAAATCCCTATATACAAGCAAAAATGACCTACCGCCTCTCTTCTTTAATTCAACGTCAAGAACACTTCCATGTTGATCTTGCTTTATTTGTTACCGGAGGAATGGGGACAGATTTTGAATTTGCTCTTGAGCTTGTCAGTATAAAAACAGGGAAGAAACCCCCAGTTCCTATATTCCTAATCGGGCCAGCATCCTATTGGAAAGAAAAAGTGACTCCTGTATATCAAAGCAATTGCAAATCAGGAACCAATCGCGGTTCGGAATGGGTAAGCAATTGCGTATTTTGTATTTCCACTCCCCAAGCAGGAATCGAAATTTTCAGAAGATATCTCAATAATAGACTACCCATAGGACCGGAACATCCTCCTTATCCTGATGGATTCATAGAGGTATAA
- a CDS encoding MYG1 family protein, which produces MRIPRSVGTHDGSFHADEVTACALLILFDLVDEGKIIRTRNPEKLAECEYVCDVGGIYSLEEKRFDHHQVSYEGPWSSAGMILNYLKEQRLMSLEEYHFLNQTLIHGVDEQDNGRFFSKEGFCSFSDIIKIYNPEEGKNSSDADFFFALKFTMDLLKRLRSKFRYDRMCRDVVRSAMEKDEFCLFFDRPLAWQENFFFLGGEQHTAAFVCFPACDQWILRGIPPTLDRRMEVRVPFPESWAGLLGKDLEEVSGIPGAIFCHKGLFLSVWDSKEHCRRALQLVLENRGLV; this is translated from the coding sequence ATGCGAATTCCAAGAAGCGTTGGTACCCACGACGGTTCTTTTCATGCTGATGAGGTTACAGCGTGTGCCTTGCTTATTTTGTTTGATCTTGTTGATGAAGGGAAGATCATCCGTACACGAAATCCTGAGAAACTCGCAGAATGCGAGTATGTATGCGATGTCGGGGGTATCTATTCTTTAGAGGAGAAAAGATTTGACCATCACCAAGTTTCCTACGAGGGACCTTGGAGTAGTGCAGGCATGATATTAAATTATCTGAAAGAACAAAGACTGATGAGTTTGGAAGAGTATCATTTTCTAAATCAGACGTTAATTCATGGTGTTGATGAACAAGACAATGGAAGGTTTTTTTCAAAAGAAGGCTTCTGTTCTTTTTCCGATATCATTAAAATATACAATCCTGAAGAAGGCAAGAATTCTTCGGATGCAGACTTCTTTTTCGCCCTAAAATTTACTATGGATTTACTGAAGCGTTTGAGAAGTAAGTTCCGCTATGATCGCATGTGTAGAGATGTTGTCAGATCTGCCATGGAAAAAGATGAGTTCTGTTTGTTTTTCGACCGTCCTTTAGCATGGCAAGAGAATTTCTTTTTTTTAGGAGGAGAGCAGCATACCGCAGCGTTTGTCTGTTTCCCAGCCTGTGATCAATGGATTCTTAGAGGCATTCCGCCTACCTTGGATAGACGCATGGAAGTGCGTGTTCCCTTCCCAGAAAGTTGGGCAGGACTTCTTGGTAAAGATCTCGAAGAGGTCAGTGGGATTCCTGGAGCTATTTTTTGCCATAAGGGGCTCTTTCTATCCGTTTGGGATAGCAAAGAACATTGTCGACGTGCCTTGCAATTGGTATTAGAAAATCGAGGATTAGTGTGA
- a CDS encoding histidine triad nucleotide-binding protein, translated as MTIFEKIIEGSIECEKVFENENFIAIKDRFPQAAVHLLIIPKKHIERVQDMQEEDLPLLAEAGKIIQQLAETFGIADGYRVVINNGIEGGQSVFHLHIHLLGGSALGAIA; from the coding sequence GTGACCATTTTTGAAAAAATTATTGAAGGCTCCATAGAGTGCGAAAAAGTTTTTGAAAATGAGAATTTTATAGCTATTAAAGATCGCTTTCCCCAGGCTGCTGTTCATTTATTAATTATTCCTAAGAAGCACATCGAAAGAGTGCAAGATATGCAAGAAGAGGATTTACCTTTACTTGCTGAAGCAGGAAAAATTATTCAGCAATTGGCAGAAACTTTTGGTATTGCTGATGGATATCGTGTCGTGATCAATAACGGTATTGAAGGGGGACAGAGCGTATTCCATTTACATATTCATCTTTTAGGCGGAAGTGCCTTAGGGGCTATTGCTTAG
- a CDS encoding HEAT repeat domain-containing protein, whose amino-acid sequence MRQHLLIHDFPEAIKEAKTLLSSSECSLSETRLALRALAQGKDYTAWNQEFNKSRQRYPQLAKDRDTLEDFSQQILRDGISHPSMTVRAVSILAVGLARDFRLVPLVLTSLSDDSVVVRTLALQVVLHYGTQSLKDAVCAIARHDESMQVRITAYQIAAMLAIEELLPCLKERANNKLIDGEERREAWKASLMLTPQLLTGSKVKEDMDQALFACELLSHEGDGKDEEVLLDLLSIQYPEVQETALRAALACGREVSCESKKVADQVRHIAQTSPFPKVRLQAAAVLYLQGNSLGEELLVQGLQSSFASICEAASAAVCSLGIRGKDLADRYLHVVTSRKAAADLAILLLVSRTNVEKAGDVLAEFISDPEMCWAIEQFLWDSQWNPKSTALPLYFDMVKREIGRKLICLLAVAKYSKVKKVTEDFLANRQQQGWSFFAGVFWEEGDEQAAQEWTTDKSFASKLESTLATLCQKKNSESLHTAIDLYPKSRWQDKLAILEGIAFSENTEAIDFLLECCYHETPSLRCAAAGVLFALFK is encoded by the coding sequence TTGCGTCAGCATTTGCTCATTCATGATTTCCCTGAAGCTATCAAGGAAGCTAAGACGCTATTGTCTTCTTCCGAGTGTTCACTTTCTGAAACGCGTCTTGCCTTGCGGGCATTAGCACAGGGAAAGGATTATACAGCCTGGAATCAGGAATTTAATAAATCTCGGCAACGCTATCCACAACTTGCTAAAGATCGTGATACTTTAGAAGATTTTTCCCAACAAATTCTCCGCGATGGGATCTCGCATCCTTCCATGACAGTCCGTGCTGTGAGTATTCTTGCTGTAGGCCTCGCTAGAGATTTCCGTTTAGTTCCCTTAGTGTTAACGAGTCTTTCTGATGATAGTGTCGTCGTGCGTACATTAGCTTTGCAAGTAGTTTTGCACTATGGAACGCAAAGTTTAAAAGATGCTGTTTGTGCCATTGCTCGTCATGATGAATCTATGCAAGTGCGGATAACGGCATACCAAATTGCTGCGATGTTAGCGATTGAAGAACTCCTTCCTTGTCTTAAAGAACGGGCAAATAACAAGCTTATTGATGGGGAGGAGCGTAGGGAAGCGTGGAAAGCCTCTTTGATGCTTACCCCGCAACTGCTCACAGGATCTAAAGTAAAAGAAGATATGGACCAGGCACTATTTGCCTGCGAGCTTTTAAGCCACGAAGGAGACGGAAAAGATGAAGAGGTCCTCTTAGATTTGCTATCTATTCAGTATCCTGAAGTGCAAGAGACGGCGTTGCGTGCTGCTTTGGCTTGCGGACGCGAGGTGAGCTGTGAATCTAAGAAAGTGGCGGATCAGGTGCGCCACATCGCACAAACATCACCATTTCCTAAAGTGCGTTTGCAAGCAGCAGCCGTACTCTATCTTCAAGGAAACTCTTTAGGAGAGGAGCTTTTGGTTCAAGGTTTACAATCTTCTTTTGCTTCTATTTGTGAAGCGGCTTCTGCTGCGGTGTGTTCTTTAGGGATACGCGGCAAAGATCTTGCCGATAGGTATCTGCATGTTGTGACATCTAGAAAGGCTGCAGCAGATCTTGCAATTTTACTTCTCGTGAGTCGTACAAATGTAGAAAAAGCAGGAGATGTCCTTGCTGAGTTTATCAGCGATCCTGAAATGTGCTGGGCTATAGAACAGTTTCTTTGGGATTCACAATGGAATCCTAAAAGCACAGCTCTTCCTCTCTACTTTGATATGGTGAAAAGGGAAATTGGTAGGAAGCTTATCTGCCTACTTGCCGTAGCAAAATACAGTAAGGTAAAGAAAGTCACGGAAGACTTTCTTGCTAACCGTCAGCAGCAAGGATGGAGTTTTTTTGCAGGTGTGTTTTGGGAAGAAGGAGATGAACAAGCAGCTCAGGAATGGACAACAGATAAGAGCTTTGCCTCTAAATTAGAATCTACATTAGCTACGCTATGTCAGAAAAAAAATAGCGAGTCCTTACATACAGCTATAGATCTCTATCCTAAAAGTCGTTGGCAAGACAAACTCGCTATCTTAGAAGGCATAGCATTTTCCGAGAATACAGAGGCTATAGATTTTCTTCTTGAGTGCTGCTATCACGAAACCCCTTCGCTACGTTGCGCAGCCGCAGGGGTTTTATTCGCTTTATTTAAGTAA
- a CDS encoding sodium:solute symporter family protein, with the protein MNFGLFLGCLLGVQAFCLFVGRQGGSAIQDRDKYFLAGRSLKTFSLTMTFIATQIGGGVLLGAAEEAARYGYAVILYPLGVALGLIFLGVGPGKKLASGSIVTVVTLFESVYKSKKLRKMAFLLSALSLFFILVAQIIALDKLFNVLPYGKYLTAIFWITLVFYTSTGGFRGVVRTDIIQAIFLLIAVITCAISVWYRSSEFTPILSNAVFEPLPTSKLPGWIFMPMVFMIVEQDMAQRCVAASSPRRLQIAAILAGSVILLFNFIPLFLGSLGAKLGIAQGCVLIDTVAYISGPSLAAVMAAAIGIAILSTADSLISAVAQLVSEEVPQISSINYRYLICIIAVLAPLTAMGFSNIVDLLMLSYSLSVCCLSVPIGAALLTRYQASTAAAWAAVLIGAGVYSCGYVITIPFSRDLISWLCSLLAFVFVEILYVYSRKPSEREA; encoded by the coding sequence ATGAATTTTGGGTTATTTTTAGGTTGTTTGCTTGGCGTTCAGGCCTTTTGTTTATTTGTAGGTCGTCAGGGCGGTTCTGCAATTCAAGATCGCGATAAGTACTTTCTTGCGGGAAGAAGTTTAAAAACGTTTTCATTAACGATGACGTTTATTGCTACGCAAATTGGTGGTGGGGTCTTACTTGGTGCTGCTGAGGAAGCAGCACGTTATGGTTATGCGGTAATCTTATATCCTTTAGGTGTGGCTTTAGGGTTGATATTCCTTGGTGTAGGTCCGGGAAAGAAACTAGCCTCTGGATCTATAGTGACTGTGGTGACACTTTTCGAAAGTGTTTACAAGTCGAAAAAGCTACGTAAAATGGCCTTTCTTCTTTCAGCACTATCGTTATTTTTTATTCTGGTAGCCCAGATTATTGCTTTAGATAAATTGTTCAACGTTTTGCCCTATGGTAAGTACCTTACCGCTATTTTTTGGATAACGTTGGTATTTTACACATCTACAGGGGGCTTTCGTGGTGTCGTAAGAACAGATATTATTCAGGCAATTTTTCTTCTTATTGCTGTGATTACTTGTGCAATTTCTGTTTGGTACCGTTCTTCTGAGTTTACCCCTATACTTTCCAATGCGGTATTCGAGCCTTTGCCAACAAGTAAACTCCCGGGGTGGATTTTCATGCCTATGGTGTTTATGATTGTTGAGCAAGACATGGCACAACGTTGCGTAGCGGCATCATCACCGCGACGTTTGCAAATTGCTGCGATACTTGCGGGCAGTGTAATTTTGCTATTTAATTTCATCCCGCTATTTTTAGGCTCTCTAGGAGCAAAACTTGGCATTGCTCAAGGTTGCGTGCTTATTGATACTGTAGCTTATATTAGCGGTCCATCACTAGCAGCTGTTATGGCAGCAGCTATTGGTATCGCGATACTTTCTACTGCAGATTCCTTGATTAGCGCTGTTGCTCAGCTTGTCAGCGAGGAAGTCCCTCAGATATCTTCGATAAACTATCGTTATTTGATTTGTATTATTGCGGTGTTGGCGCCTCTTACTGCTATGGGCTTTAGCAATATCGTAGATTTGCTGATGTTAAGCTATAGCCTGTCCGTATGCTGTCTTTCCGTCCCCATAGGTGCTGCTCTTCTTACGCGTTATCAAGCTAGCACAGCGGCAGCTTGGGCAGCAGTACTTATAGGTGCAGGTGTCTATAGCTGTGGGTATGTTATCACAATTCCTTTCTCCAGGGATTTGATTTCTTGGTTATGTTCATTGCTCGCGTTTGTCTTTGTTGAAATTCTCTACGTATACAGCAGGAAGCCTTCAGAAAGGGAAGCGTAA
- the aroF gene encoding 3-deoxy-7-phosphoheptulonate synthase: MLTTTLPLPHTLKRSPKDPNTILFLSSEISVGGGSPLLIAGPCTLESYQHTVAIGLAAKAAGATVLRGSVRKPRTSPYSFQGWEKERVIWHKEAQRIHGLLTETEVLDVRDVEITAENVDILRIGARNMQNFVLLQEASRSHRPIILKRHPSATIEEWLSSAEYILNSPTCPGVILCERGIRTFEMSTRYTLDLNTVALLKEICPLPVIVDPSHAAGKRSLVVPLAKAAMAAGADGLIIEMHECPEKALCDGKQHVTPEELTDLFSSIRKEDAAPMYQEIGG; the protein is encoded by the coding sequence ATTCTTACGACTACCCTCCCCCTACCGCATACATTAAAACGATCTCCTAAAGATCCCAATACTATCCTTTTCCTATCTTCAGAAATATCCGTAGGAGGAGGCTCTCCGCTTCTCATTGCGGGTCCTTGCACTCTAGAAAGCTACCAGCATACGGTAGCTATAGGTCTTGCAGCTAAAGCAGCAGGAGCTACGGTACTGCGAGGCTCAGTAAGAAAGCCTAGAACCAGCCCCTACTCTTTTCAGGGATGGGAAAAAGAACGGGTGATCTGGCATAAAGAAGCGCAACGTATTCACGGATTACTTACAGAAACAGAAGTTTTAGACGTCAGGGATGTGGAAATCACAGCAGAAAATGTCGATATCCTTCGTATAGGGGCAAGAAATATGCAAAACTTTGTTTTGCTTCAGGAAGCTAGTCGCAGTCACCGTCCCATTATTCTTAAACGTCATCCATCAGCAACTATAGAAGAATGGCTATCCTCAGCTGAATATATTCTTAATTCTCCGACATGTCCTGGAGTCATTCTCTGTGAGCGCGGCATACGCACTTTTGAAATGTCTACACGCTACACACTAGATCTCAATACGGTTGCCCTACTGAAAGAGATCTGCCCTCTTCCTGTAATTGTGGATCCCTCCCACGCTGCTGGAAAACGCTCGTTAGTCGTTCCCCTTGCAAAAGCTGCTATGGCGGCAGGAGCCGATGGATTGATCATAGAAATGCACGAGTGTCCAGAAAAAGCTCTTTGTGATGGGAAACAGCACGTCACTCCCGAAGAACTTACAGATTTATTCTCCTCTATCAGAAAAGAAGACGCGGCCCCTATGTATCAAGAAATAGGGGGATAA